AGCGGCGGCACGACGAGGAAGTACGCCCACAGCAGGAGCGTCTCGCCGGCGTCGCGGACCCACGCGTCCCCGCCGCCGCGCAGGCGCCCGAGCAGGAGCGTCGCGGCCGTGACGCCCGCGAACGCCCCGCCGAGGGCCAGCCGCGTCTCGGGCGCGACGAGCCACGCGGCGTCGAGTCCGCCGCCGAACAGCGCCACCCACGCGTCGACGACGTCGCGGTAGCGACCCGGAAAGCGGAGGAGCGGAACGAGCATCGGGAGCCCGCCGCGGACCACCAGCGTCCCGACGCGGACCGCTCGGTCGTCGAGGTGCGCCCCGCCGAGCGCGTCCAGCGCGTAGAGGTCGCCCTGGCCCCAGTGGAACCACGTGAGGCCGATGAAGAACGCGGCCGACGCCGCGGGCGCGACGTACCACAGCGCCGCGTACCCGACGCCGAGGAGCAGATACGCGAGCCCCACCAGAGCGAGCCACCGGAGCGTCGGACGCTCGCCCGCCGCGCGGGCGGGCGCGAGGTGGTCGACCGCGCCGTGCGGGAGACCGAAGGCGACGAGGCTCACCGCCAGCGGCGCGTACCGGAGCCAGGCGGGGAGCGTCGCGGCGACGCCCACGAAGGCGTCCGCAACGGCGAGGAGCGTGGTCGAACCGATCGCGAGCCACGCGGGACCGACGCCGATCGCGAGCATCGGGCCGCGCGCCGCCGACACTGACTTCGACACCGCCGCCGGTCCGGTCCCGACCATCGTCACCGCTCGACGTCGGCGTCGATGTCGATCCCGAGCGTTCGGAGCCGTCGGCGCCAGGCCGCTCCCGGGATCGAGTCGGCCGACAGCAGTTCGGCCACGACCGGCCGGTACAGGACGAGCCCCTGGACCACGAACAGATTGGTCACGAGGAAGAACGTCGCCTCCTCGACGGGAAGGCCGAGGAGGTACAGTCCCGTGGTGTACTGCTCGGAGAGCACCCAGATCCCGAGTTCGATGGCGACTCGGTCGACGGTACACAGATACAGCGTCGGGAGGAGCGTCCCGGCCGCGACGAGTCGGCGCCGCGCCCACAACTGCGGCGCGCCGACGGCCCACTGCAGGGCGACCACCGGCGCCGCCCACGCGAGGATCGCCCCGAGGTAGAACGTCGCATCGAGCGCGAGCAGCCGCCATCCGAGGAGGCCGATCCCCGCGGCGAGCGCGAGCGCGACGACCCGACCGGCGACGGGACGTTCGGTCTCCGGCCACGTGGTCGGGACCGACAGGTGCGAGAGCCACAGCGCGGTCAGCCAGGGCTGGACGAGGATGAAGAGGTACTCCTCGATCGGTGCGTGGCCGACCGTAGCGATCGTGGTGCCGTCGCCGTACCACCAGACGCCGCGCGCGATGAGCAGATTGTCCCACGGCGTCGTGTACACCACGGCGACGACGGTGATGATCGCCACCCCGACCCAGTACCGGCGGAGGCCGCCACTGCTCCACGGTGTCGCCGACTCCCCGATCCGGGCGCGGCTCACCGCCCCGGTCGCGACGAGGAGCATCACTGCGGGCAACAGGAACGCCAGGTGAAACTGGAGGTACGTGAGCGTCGTCGTCATCGGTGTTCCTCGTGTCTCGGGATCGGGCGGCGAGCCGCCGACAGGAACGGGCGCGGGAGACCGGGGCCGCGGCGCCGCGACCCCGGTCGACGTCGGTTCGCGTCGATCAGTCGTGCGGTGCGATCAGCCGGCGAGCCGGCCGATTCGTCGGCGTCCGCGTCGGCCGGCAGTCGGTGGACCGCCCGCGATCAGTCGGCGGGTTCGGCGCCCGCGGCCGAGCCGGCGGCGTCGAGGACCTCGCGGCTCGACAGCAGGATGATCCCGAATCCGACCTTAGCAACCAGGTCCAGCACCATAAATCCGGCCGTCTCGACGTACAGCGGGACGATCCGGAGCCCCTCGGTACCGACGATCCACCAGACCGGGTAGATCAGCCAGACAACGACGATCAGCGTCCGGAGCGTGCTGAACGTCGACGCGGCGTCGCCGGAGAGCTGACTGGCCTTCTCGTCGAGGGAGCCGTATAGCATATACAGCAGGACGAGCAGGAAGCCCGTCGAGACGCCCCACCAGACGATCCGGCGCGCGCCCTCGGAGAGGACGCCGGCACCGCCCGACAGCGTCGCCAGCACGCCGGTGCCGATCATCAGCATGTCGAGGCCGACGAGCGAGGCGAGCTCGTTCCGGTTCGCCCCGGCGAGGAGCCCGAGGTCGATGAGCAACAGCGGGGTCGTGAAGAACCAGTCGGTGTACCGGGCCCAGTAGATCGGCAGCTCCTCGCCGCCGACCGTGACGGTCGTGAGCCCGAAGCCGAGCGCCATCGCGAGGTAGTTTACGAACGCGATGGCGGTGATGAATATCGTGACGATATAGAACTCCTGTCTCCGTCTGTCCGTTTCGCCCCAGCCCCTGGCGATGAAGTACAGCATCCCCAGGAACATTCCGAGCGTGCCGATCCACAGCCATATTCCTTCGCTACCAGGTTGCGGCATAGTACGTGTGATAGTAGGGAGGTAAACGGGGTAAGCACCGTACACAACTAGTTGGACCCGTGGCCGTCGATCTCCCGAGACCGCAGGACGTCGTCGTCGACGACGGCGCCGACGAGCTTTCGCTGGGCGCTCCGGAGATGTTGATGAAAGGTCGAGCGGCCGATCCCCATCGACTCGGCGATCTCGTCGCCGGTCGCCTCGTGGGGCCACTCGAAGTAGCCGGCCGTGTACGCGCGGGTCAGCGCCGCCTGTTGCCGCTCGGTCAGTTCGGACTGGAGTTCGGCGACGAACTCCCGCCGCGTCTCGTTGCGCTGGGTTCGCCGCTGGTATCCGACCAGTTCCGCGTCCGCGAAGCGCTCCATCACGGCGTCGGCCAGCGACTGCGCCATCGCTTCGCGACCCACCTCGACGGTGCTCGTCGCGCTCGCGGCGTCGACTCCGAGCGCCCGGAGCTCGGCTCCGTGCTCTTCGAGCAGGTCGCGGAACCGCGAGTCGGCCACCGAGAGCTCGACCACCGGGCTGTCCGCGGATTCGGCCAGTACGCTGTGGACCTCGATCGAGGGCGTGATCTCCGCGGCGTCGCGGACCGCGGCCGCGTCGACCGGCGAGCCCGTGTCCTCGCGGCCGATCTCGAAGAGCATCGTCGAGCGCTCGCGGTCGGCGAGGCTCCCCGCGTACCGGAGCCGGCACCCGAGCGCGTCGGCGAACGCGACGAGCGGGTGGTCGCGCGTCTCGAACCGGACCTCGACGGCGGACTCGCTCTGGAGCGTCCGGTGGCTCTCCAGGGCGTTGATCCCGGTCGCGATCGAGCGACCGAGCGCCGTCAGCACCGCCCGCTCGTAGTTGTGGAACGGCGTCGCGTCCGCGTACACGGCCACGATCCCGTAGGTCACGTCGCCGTAGTGGAGGGGGACGGCAGCGACGGCGGAGACGCGGTCTCCCCCGTCGCCGTCGACGGACTCGATGTGAACGTACTGGTCGGCACACGCGTCCGCGACGGCTGTGATGGTGGCGCCCGTGATGGCGGCCGTCCCGTGGCCGGTCGGGGCCTCGCTATCGTCGCAGCCGCCGATGGGGAGCGCGTCGTCGACGCCGATGCCACCGGTCTCGCCGACGGACTCCCGGGGTACGATCGCCTCCGCCGAGGGGTCGTACGTGCCGATCCACGCGCCGGCGTACGCCCCGCGGACCGTCTCGGCGACGCGCCGTTCGAGGTCGGCCCGCGAATCCGCCCGCGTCACCGCTTCCGTGACGTCGGCGACGACGCCGTTGAGGCGCTCCAACAAGCGCTTTTGCGCCTCGCGCTCGCGCTCGATCCGCGCCGCGCGGTGCTCTGCGGCCCGCTCGGCGCGCTTGCGTCGCGTGACGTCCTGCTGGAAGCCGACGAAGTACGCGATCTCGCCGGCGCCGTCCCGGAGCGGGGCGAGAGTCACCTCGTTCCAGAAGAGTTCGCCGTCCCGGCGGTAGTTCCGGAGTTCGACCGTCGTCGTCCGCCCCTCCTCGATGGCCCGCCGCATCTCGGCGACCGGTTCGTCGCGGGTCTCTTCGCCCTGGAGGAACCGACAGTTGCGCCCGACGGCGTACTCCGGCGGGTAGCCCGTGATCCGCTCGAAGGCGGCGTTGGCGTACACGAGCGGCATATCCGGCTTCCTGGCGTCGGCGACGGTGATGCCGACCGGCGCCTCGTCCATCGCCCGCGTCTTCAGCGACTCGTCGACGGCGTCGGTGCTGGCGGACGTCGGCGGGTCGTCGGTGCTGGCCGTCCGCCGCTCGTAGATCGTCGTCTCGCCGTCTCCACCCACACCCATACGGGCGACTGTAACCGCACGAACAAAACGTATTGGGCCGGCCGGCGCCGCGGCTAGCCGAAATCGGCAAGCGGACGCGAAAACGGAACGCATCCGGCGCGTAAATCGAGTCCGGCGATCGGACGTGGACGGGCGTGGAAGAGCGTGAAGGCCTCAGTCGGCCGTCGCTTCCTCTTCGGTCGCGCTGTCGGCCTCGACGTCCTCGCGGTAGTGCTCTTCGATGAACTCCTCGTCGACGCGGTTGAGCTCCTCCTTGGGCAGCATCGACAGGAGGTCCCAGCCGATCTCGAGGGTCTCTTCGAGGTCGCGGTTGGTGTCGAAGCCCTGGTCGACGAACTCCTCCTCGAAGCGGTCCGCGAAGTCGAGGTACTTGTTGTCACGCTCCGAGAGCGCCTCGCGACCGACGATGTTCACGAGGTCGCGCAGGTCCTCGCCCTCGGCGTAGGCGGCGTACATCTGGTCGGAGACGTCGCCGTGGTCCGCGCGGGTGAGGCCCTCGCCGATCCCGTCGTCCATCAGCCGCGAGAGGCTGGGCAGGACGTTGATCGGCGGTTCGATCCCCTGGCTGTTGAGGTCGGGGTCGACGTAGATCTGCCCCTCGGTGATGTAGCCCGTCAGGTCCGGGATCGGGTGGGTGTCGTCGTCGCCCGGCATCGTGAGGATCGGGATCTGCGTGACGGAGCCCTCGCGGCCCTCGATCCGGCCGGCGCGCTCGTAGAGCTGCGCCAGGTCGGTGTACATGTATCCGGGGTACCCGCGTCGGCCCGGGACCTCCTCGCGGGCCGCACCGATCTCGCGGAGCGCCTCGCAGTAGTTGGTCATGTCGGTCAGGATCACCAGCACGTGGTAATCCTTCTCGAAGGCGAGGTACTCGGCGGTGGTCAGGACCATCCGCGGGGTGACCGTCCGCTCGACGGCGGGGTCGTCCGCGAGGTTCATGAAGACCACGGAGCGTTCGAGCGCGCCCGTGCGCTCGAAGTCCTCCATAAACTCGTTCGCCTCCTCGGCGGTGATCCCCATCGCGCCGAAGATGACGGCGAACTCGGAGCCTTCGCCTTCGCCTTCTTCCTCTTCGGGGACGCTGGCCTGGCGGGCGATCTGCATCGCCAGCTCGCTGTGAGGCTGGCCCGAACTGGAGAAGATCGGGAGCTTCTGGCCGCGGACGAGCGTGTTCATCCCGTCGATGGCCGAGACGCCCGTCTCGATGAACTCCTCGGGGTACTCCCGGGAGTAGGGGTTGATCGCGGCGCCGACGATGTCCCGACGCTCGTCGGGGACGATGTCGGGGCCGTTGTCGATCGGTCGGCCCGACCCGTCGAGGACCCGTCCGAGGAGGTCCTCGGTGACGGGCATCTTCATCGTCTCGCCGAGGAAGCGAACGGACGCTTGCTGGTCGATACCGCTCGTCCCCTCGAACACCTGAATGGCGACGACGCCGTCGGAGGATTCGAGGACCTGCCCGCGCAGGGTCTCGCCCTGGGCGGTCTCGATCTCGACGATCTCGTCGTAGCCGATCGGTTCGTCGATCTCGGCGTACACGAGGGGGCCGCTGATCTCGGTGATGGTTTGGTACTCTTTCATGTTAGTAGAGACTCCGGAGCTGTTCCGTGATGTCCGATGTGAGCTCCTCGACGAACTCCTCGTAGTCCTCCTGGACGCCGATGCGGTTGATCCGCGGCGCGGCGTCGATGTCGATGATCTCGTCGACCGGGACGCCGGCCTCGAGCGCGTCGAAGGCCTCGTCGTTGAACGTCTCGATCGTCGTCAGCATCAGGTAGGTCTTCTCCGGCGGACAGTAGGTGTCGACCGGGTGGAACGCGTTCTGCTGGAGGTAGGCCTCGCGCAGGTAGCGCGCGACCTCGAGGGTGAGCTGCTGGTCCTCCGGCAGGGCGTCCTTGCCGACGAGCTGGACGATCTCCTGGAGCTCGGCCTCCTCGTCGAGGACGTCGACCGCCCACTGGCGCTTCTCGGGCCAGTCGTCGGCGACCTCGTCCTGGAACCAGGGGTCGAGCTGGTCCTTGTACAGCGAGTAGGACTCGTTCCAGTTGATCGACGGGAAGTGCCGGCGTTCGGCCAGGTCCGCGTCGAGCGCCCAGAAGGTCTTGACGATGCGCAGGGTGTTCTGGGTGACCGGCTCGGAGAAGTCGCCGCCGGGCGGCGAGACCGCGCCGATCGCCGAGACCGAGCCCTCGGTCCCGTTGACGTTCTCGAAGTAGCCGGCGCGCTCGTAGAACTGCGAGAGGCGCGCGGCCAGGTAGGCGGGGTAGCCCTCCTCGCCGGGCATCTCCTCCAGCCGCGAGGAGATCTCCCGCATCGCCTCGGCCCACCGCGAGGTGGAGTCGGCCATCAGCGCGACGTCGTAGCCCATATCGCGGTAGAACTCCGCGATCGTGATCCCGGTGTAGACGCAGGACTCGCGGGCCGCGACGGGCATATTCGAGGTGTTGGCGATGAGCGATGTCCGGGCCATCAGGGGGTTCCCCGTCGAAGGGTCTTCCAGCTCGGGGAAGTCGTCGATGACCTCGGTCATCTCGTTGCCGCGCTCGCCGCAGCCGACGTAGATGATGATATCGGCGTCGGCGTACTTCGCGAGCTGGTGCTGGGTGACCGTCTTCCCGGAGCCGAACGGCCCCGGAATGGCGGCGGTCCCGCCCTTCGCGATCGGGAAGAGGCCGTCGAGGATGCGCTGGCCGGAGACCAGCGGCGTCCGCGGCGTCTTCTTCTCGACCGTGGGCCGGGCCTCACGGACCGGCCACTCCTGGCGCATCTGGACGTCGACGCCGTTGTCGAGTTCGACGACCGTCTCGTCGACGGTGAACGACCCCGACTCGACGGAGACGACTTCCGCGGTCTCGCCCTCTTCGAGGGCGTCCGGCGGCACCATCACCTTGTGGTCGATGGTGATCGTCTCCTCGACGACGCCGACCACGTCGCCGCGGCCGACCTCGTCGCCCTCCTCGACTTCGGGCTCGAACTCCCACTCCTCGTCGAGTTCGATCCCCGGCGCGTCCACGCCGCGGTCGAGGTACGGGCTGCCCATCTTGTCTTCGAGGACGTCGAGCGGACGCTGGACGCCGTCGTAGATGGTGTCGAGCAGCCCCGGACCGAGGTCGACGGTCAGGGGGTCGCCGGTGTTCTCGACTGGCTCTCCGGGGGCGATCCCGGAGGTCTCTTCGTACACTTGGATCGTCGTCGTGTCGCCCTCGATCTCGATGACTTCGCCCATCAGCCCCTCGTCGCCCACGTAGACGACGTCGTTCATTCGGGCGTCGAGATCGCGGGCGGTCACGACGGGACCACTCACGCTCGCGATGATGCCGTCCTCGCGGACGGACTGTTCTGTCTGACTCATATGTTAGTCTTCCTCCATCAGGTCGATGCCGATGGCGCGTTTGATCTGGTCTCGGAGGCCGCCGGCGCCCGCGCCGCCGCCGAGGGTGACAAGCGTCGGTTCGATGCTGGTCTCGACGTCGTTGCGGACGTTGCGGGAGAGATGATCGAGGTCGTCGTCGTGCATCACCACGATGCCGACGTCGTCGTCTTCGAGCACCTCGGAGACGGCCTCGTCGAGCTGTTCGTCCTTCTCCTCGTCGGGGACGTTCTGGAACTTCCGGACGCCCGCGAGGCGGAACCCCGTGGTGAAGTCCGGACTCCCGACGACGGCGATCTCCTGGCTCATAGGATCACCAGTTCCTGTTCGATCTGCTCCTCGGAGAGGCCGGCCTCGCGGCCGCGAGCGATCGCCCGGATGTTGTCGACCTCGCGCTCCTTCGCCAGGATGTACGAGGCGATCGGGGTGATCGAAAGCGGGAACACGTGGCCGAGCTGGTCGGTGTACTCCAAGAGGGCCTCGTCGAGCGCGCGCTCGAAGTCGATGAGGCTGTCGGCGTCTTCGAGGTCGTCGAGCGCCTCCGAGAGGTCGTCTCCGTACTTCGACTCGCGTATCTTCGTGACGAGCTCGTCGCGGTTCTGCGCCAGCGTCGCGAGCTCGCTCGCCGAAAAGAGCGATCCGCCGTCGATGAAGTACTCGGCGGGGTCGATGTCGGCGCCGCTCTGGGCGAGCCGGAGCGCGTTCCGTGCGTTCCGGAAGTCGATCTCGGCCTCCAGGAACTCGCGGTACTGCTGGGTCGCCTCGTCGACGGTGAGCCCCTCGAGGAGGTGGTCGTAGTACGTCCGGTCGATCGCGTTCTCCAGGGGAACGAGGACGCCCGAGTCGTCGTAGTCGTCGTAGGCGTCTTCGAGCCCCGGGCCGAAGATCGTCCCGGAGAGCCGCTCGACGACCTCCTCGATCGACGGCGCGTCGAGCAGCCGATCGAGGAAGTCGTCGTCGAACTCGCCGGCGCGGATGAGGTCGTCGGAGACCGCCTCCCGGTCGGCGTCCGAATAGAGGCCGCGGATGACGGTCTTGACGTTCCAGGCGTCGAACTTGCGCAGGTAGCGCGCGATGAGGTCGTAGAGGCGCCCGTCGGCCCAGCGGAGCAGGTCGTCGAACTGCTTCGCGAGGTTGCGGTTGAGCGCGTACTCGATGAGGTCGACGCCGGAGTGGCGGGAGCCGAGCGCGTTGATCTCCGCTTCGTAGTCGGACTCCTCCATGAACCGAGCGATCTCGGCCGGCCCCATCCGAATCAGCTTGCGGTACTCCTCGTCCCCGTACAGGGCGCTTCGACGCGCCCTGACGCGGGCAGTCACGTACTCCGGATTGGAACCGCCGGCAGTACTCATTGGTCGAACAGTTTCTCGCTCACGTCCTTGAGGTTGTCCTCCCAGACGTCCTCGAGGACCGAGTCGAAGGTGTTGTTCACCCGGACCCGGGAGCCGGTGCCCTCGACGACCACGCCGCCGAGACAGTCGTACTCGCCGGCGTACTCGAAGCCGTCGTAATCGGCGACGAGGTCTTCGAGCAGGTCCGCGTCGTCGGCGCGGCCGTAGACCGACACCGACTCCTCGCCTTCGAACTCGGCGACAGCGTCCTCGAGGAGCGCGCGCGTCAGCGTCTCGCGCTTCTCGCCGGAGAGCGCCACGAGCTCGTCTTCGACCTGCGAGCGGACGTCTTCGAGGACGTCGCGACGGGCTTCGAGCCGCTCCTGCTTCGCTTCCAGCTTCGCGCTCGAGAGCGCCTGTTCGCGCTCCTGTTCGATCTGGCGCTCTACCTCTTCCTTCCGGGCTTCGAGGAGCTCCTCGGCGTCTGTCTCTGCCGTCTCGACGATCTCCTCGGCGCGGCGCTCGCCCTGCTCACGAATGTCCTCTGCACGCGCGCGGGCTTCGTCTCGGATGTCTTCGACGACGTTGTCCAAACTCATTGATGGAAAGAGCGGGGGCGCTTAGACCAGGAATACGACGACGAGAGCGAGGATGACGAGCGTCTCCGGCAGGACGGTCAGGATCAGACCGTTGACGAAGAGGTCGTTGTCCTCGGCGATGGCGCCCATCGCGGCGGCGCCGATTCCGCGCTCCGCGTAGCCCGCGCCGAACGCGGCGAGGCCGACCGCGATCGCGGCGGCGGCGGTTGGTTCAAGAGCCGGGGCAGCTGCCTGGGTCTGCTGTAGGAGTGCTTCGAACATTGTCTTAAGTTGCGACTTGATCAGTCGTCTCCGAACGTGCGTTATTGGAGGGACACGACTCTTAAAGGTTCCCAAACTACCTCATCAGAACGGGTGTCAAGAAGCCGCATACGGCGGTATTCGTCGGTTCGGCGAATCGACTCTTCGGGCGCGGACGCCGGCCCGGGAAAACCGCGTCGGGCCGACGGAATCGGGAGCCGTCGGTCCTCGAACGAGAGGGACCGAGGGCGAGCGGCCGGCTCAGTCCTCGGTCGTGAACTGCCGCTCGTAGCCGAAGGGCTCGTACTCGCGGCCGCCGCCGTCGAAGAACTTGTTGAAGAACTCGACGTACTCGAGACGCACCGCCTGCAGGCCAGCGCTCGTGACGCCGAGCGCCAGGACGAGCAGGTGTCCGAGCACCAGCACGAGGAGCCCGATCAGGATCGTCGCCGCGTCGCCGTGGACGAGGCCGCCGAACATAATCTCGGTGACCTCGTGGCCGTGGTACATATCGCCGACGTGGGGCATGTGGCCCAGGCCGAAGTGCCACTCGGCCTCGCCGCCGTGGCCGGTGACGTAGACGCCGAAGAACAGGAGATTGACCGTGAAGGCCATCCCCGCCTTCGCGAGCAGCACCGCGGCGATCCGGGTGTACGAGAGCACGTTCACGAGCACGTTCAGGAACTCGACGACCTCGATCGGCTCGCCGGCCGCGAGCAGGATCAGACCGACGACGAAGACCAGAAGCGGCACCGTAACCGGTCCGACGCCGGGGATGGTGAAGACCTCCATCGCCGGGAAGCCGTTGAATCCGAGGGGCAGAACGCCCTCACTGGAGAACGTCGTGTAGATGAACTCCGGCGCGACAGAGCGGAGCGCGTCGCTGAAGACCCACACCCACAGGCCGTTCATCATCAGGAGCCACGAGCCGTTCTCGTAGATCGCGTGTTCGAGGTCGTGGAGTTCGAGGTCCTCGAAGAACCCGAAGATCCACGCCACGTTCAGGTGAAGGATGCCGACCAGCACGCTCACGACGAGCCAGCCGCGGGCCCAGTCGATGCCGGCGGGCGAGAGGCCCTTCTCGATCGGGGCGTGGGAGAGGCCGACGACGCCCTCCCAGAAGTACGTCGCGATGACGTGGAGGCCGAACAGCTCGCCGTAGAGGATCCCGAAGACCGCGGTGAAGATCCCCGCGGCGATCGTCACGCCGCCCATACTCCGGAACGCCGGGCTCTCGAAGTTGCTGTAGAGGTAGTACCCGATTCCGGTGTAGATGAGCCCGTAGCCGAGGTCCCCGATCATGAAGCCGAAGAACGCCGGGAACGTGAGGAAGAGCACGACCGTCGGGTCGAACTCGTAGTAGCTCGGGCGGTTGACCGCCTGCACCAGGATCTCGAACGGCTTGACCGGGCCGGGGTTGTCCTGGACGGTCGGCGGCTCGTCGTCGCCCATCACGACCGCGCTGCCGCCGTCGGCGCGGGCGTCGGCCTCCGCGCCGCCGTCAGCCGCCGCCGCACCGCCGGGGTCGACGTCCTCGCGGACGTGGTCGGTCCCGTCCTTCGAGAACGTCGCGCGTTCGAGCTCTTCGATCTCGACGCGCTCGCCGACCTCGTCCTTGATGGCGCTCGTGAACTCGGTGTAGCGCTCGCTCGGGATCCAGCCCTCGGCGACGAAGGCGTTCTCGGTCGTCGCAAAGGAGAGCGGCGCCTCCGTCTTCTGGACGTCGATCGAGAGCTTCTCCTCGGCGGCGAGCAGGAAGCCCGCGGCGTCCATCTTCTCGGCTTCGAGCTCGTTTTCGACCGTCGAGAGCTTGGATTCGAGCTGCTGTTTCTCGTGTTCGAGCTCCTTTTTGTACTCGCTCGGCGTCCCGTCGGCGTCGGGGATCTCATAGGAGTTGAAGTCCGCGCTGACGAGCGCGTCGGTGAGCGCCGACGCGTCGGCGTCCGACGTCGGGTACGCGAAGATCCCCAGCACGCCGTCGCCCGCGAAGATCTCGTGCGAGCGGATCTCCTCGGCGTCGATGACCGCGCGCTCGATCGCGTCGCGGTCGCCCTCGCCGACGGCGACCTGGAGCGTGTCGTAGCCCGACAGCAGATCGAGGTCGATCCCGAGGTCGACGAACGGGTCGATCGCGTCGATCCGGTCTTCGACGTCGCGGATGTCCTGTCGGAGCTCCTGGCGCCGGTCGTCGAGGTCGTTGACGCGGGTCCGGATCTCTTCGAGTTCCTCGTCGAGCGCCTCGTCGGTGACGATCCGGGTCGGGCCGGCGTCCTCCTCGTCGACGTCGAGGATGCTCTCCAGCGAGCGCACGGTGACGAGGCGGTCCGAGGACTCCTCGGCGCCCTCGATCGGGCTGCCCGGCTGGAAGCCCTCCCAGGAGCCGTCGTACTCGGTGACGTGCAGAAGGTTCAGGCCGTGGGCCGTCTCGATGACGTCGTCCATCACGGCCTTCGATCCCGTCACCGAGACCTTGCTCATCTGCTCAGGTCTGAGCATTTACCGCCTCCTCGAACTGACTGATCGCGTACTCGACCGCTTCCTCCTTGTTGTCCTCGGCCGACGCGATCAGTTCCTCTCGCGCTTCGGTGCCCTCCGCGAGGATCTCCTTTCGCTCTTCTTCGATCTCCTCGCGGGCCTCGGCGAGCCGCTCTTCTTCGTACTCGTCGGCCTCAGCTTCTGCGTCGGTGCGGATCTCCTCGGCCTCGCGCCGCGCCTCCTCGATGCGCTCGTCGCGGTCGTCCTCCGCCTCCGCAACGATGTCGTCGGCTTCGGACTCGGCCGTTTTGATCCGTTCGAGAACCTCTGGTCTCGGCATACTCGTATCACCGAAACGTTGCGCAAGCGCCGTATAAGGTGTTTGCGGAACTCCCTGGAGAGGCGACGGCGCGACGGCAACGGCGACGTCTGGGATCCGCAGGGTTATGATCGTCCCGTCCCAAACGCCGCCCGATGGGTGTCCTCGAAGACAAGGCCAACGCGCGCCTGTTCTACAAGTACCTCTCGAAGGTATACGACCGGATCAACCCCTTCATCTGGAACGCGGAGATGCGCGACGAGGCGCTGGAGTGGTTCGGGCTCGAAGCGGGCGACCGCGTCCTCGACGTCGGCTGCGGGACCGGCTTCGCCACCGAGGGCCTGCTCCGGTACACCGACGACGTCCACGGCCTCGACCAGAGCCGCCACCAGATGGAGAAGGCGTTCGAGAAGTTCGGGACCACGGACCGGGTGCGGTTCTACCGCGGCGACGCCGAACGGCTCCCGTTCGCCGACGGCGCGTTCGACGCCGTCTGGTCGTCGGGATCGATCGAGTACTGGCCGAACCCCGTCGACGCCCTGGCGGAGTTCCGCCGCGTCGTGGAGCCCGGCGGCCGCGTCCTCGTCGTCGGCCCCGACTACCCGAACAACCGACTGTTCCAGGAGCTCGCGGACGCGATTATGCTGTTCTACGACGAGAGCGAGGCCCAGCGGATGTTCGAGGAGGCCGGCTTCGTCGACATCGAGCACCACATCCAGCAGGCGTATCCCGGCAGCCCTCGCGCCATCACGACCATCGCGCGAGCGCCCGAGGAGTAATTTTTCCGCTCGCTTCCCCCGCATACTTCCGCTCGTATCCCATCGCGCAGGTCACACCACCCCGCGGACGCTACCGACGGTCCGTCCCTTGACGGCGACGGTCACCGAAACCGTCCGCCCCGGGGCCAGCCCCGGCGCGTTGGTCGACGCCAGTCGGAACGACGCCGACTCCCCCGCCGACCAGACGCCGTCGCCCGCGACGTTGAACGGGCCGGTCGGCCCCGCGCGGAACCCCCGCGCCGCGAAGAACGGCACCGGCGGCTGGTGGCGGAGTTCCCGCCCGTCGACGGCGACGACAAGGCGGAGGTCCGCGACCGAAAGCGGCGCGCCGGCCTCGTGGGTAAGCGTGATCGCGTCGCCGTCGAGTCGGAGCGAGAGCGCGATCGGGCCCGGGGCGTCGCCGCCCGCGTCTGCGGCGAGATCGACGCCGGCCCCGGCCGCGACGGCGTCCGCACCGGCGGCGACGACGCTGCCGAGGCCGAC
This is a stretch of genomic DNA from Halobellus sp. MBLA0158. It encodes these proteins:
- the ahaH gene encoding ATP synthase archaeal subunit H; this encodes MPRPEVLERIKTAESEADDIVAEAEDDRDERIEEARREAEEIRTDAEAEADEYEEERLAEAREEIEEERKEILAEGTEAREELIASAEDNKEEAVEYAISQFEEAVNAQT
- a CDS encoding methyltransferase domain-containing protein, which codes for MGVLEDKANARLFYKYLSKVYDRINPFIWNAEMRDEALEWFGLEAGDRVLDVGCGTGFATEGLLRYTDDVHGLDQSRHQMEKAFEKFGTTDRVRFYRGDAERLPFADGAFDAVWSSGSIEYWPNPVDALAEFRRVVEPGGRVLVVGPDYPNNRLFQELADAIMLFYDESEAQRMFEEAGFVDIEHHIQQAYPGSPRAITTIARAPEE
- a CDS encoding type IV pilin → MTARASAPAVGVVLLLLVGVGLGSVVAAGADAVAAGAGVDLAADAGGDAPGPIALSLRLDGDAITLTHEAGAPLSVADLRLVVAVDGRELRHQPPVPFFAARGFRAGPTGPFNVAGDGVWSAGESASFRLASTNAPGLAPGRTVSVTVAVKGRTVGSVRGVV